A stretch of DNA from Caldalkalibacillus salinus:
TGTATACTTATTAAGTTCAGCCATTACCTCCTCGTCCCTCTTTCGTGAAGCACAGACAAATACTCAAAATCATTGGAAACGCATTCTAGATAACGCCATTGAAGATAATTGGTCTTACCAGTGGCAACACCTTATGGAACACTTTGAATTAGATCAACGGGATTACACAGTCATTCCTTTGTATGAACTTCATGAATATACCACGCAGAGCTTTCCCGGTTTTGATCAAGACCAGACGACATTATTATTAGGCTTAATTTGGGAAACATTATTTGAACGTTATATTCTAGAGATACACCCTGACGACCATCATAAAGAACAACCTCAAGGAAGTATCATGCCCATCATCCTCGTGGCCAACGACCAAACCCATGTAAGCATCCTGTTTCGAACAGCGGAGGGTAAAGAAGTCCAAATCGAGCATCCCATCTCTTTCAAAAATAAAACAACAGAAGAGTGATATCCCTCAGGGTAGACATGGCTGTGGCCCACTGATCTACACGTTTGGACTTGCCGTGATTGATAAGTGATAACCGTGGTGACCTACGGTTCCGTGGTGACCTACGCTTCCGTGGTGGCTTACGGTTCTGGATATTCTCCAATCGTTCTTCGATCAATCATATCTCTCAGCATGGCCATACGTTCACTTTCAATATCCCTCTCCTCTGCTCGGTCCAACACTTCAGCCGCCTCTTCCCATTGAGACATCTGCATCAACAAAAAGGCCAGTCGTAGATAAGGTTCCTCCAAGTGAGGAGAACGCCTAATGACCTGTGTTAATTGATCTCTAGCCTCATCATAACGCTCTAACCCCATCAGAGCGACCCCATGTTCAATGAATAACGCTTCATACTGTGCACCTTTTTGTTCGGCCTGTTCTAACAGTGTGACCGCTTCATCGTAATCCTGCAGTTGGTTATAGACCATACCTAATTGGATATCGAATTCAGGCTCATCATATGCCAGTTCTCTCGCTTGGGCTACAAACCATCTCGCCTCTGCTTGATCATTCCTTTCTAAGGCTAAACCGGCGTGATGTAAAAAATAATAAGGGGATGTGCCGGCTTGCTTAAAGCCAAATAATATTAAACCGACGACGAGCACGACTGTGACCACGGTCGCCCCCACTCTCTCCAATACGGCACGTTTATGTGGCAAACTCAGCATCACGGCAGCTGAAAAGCCCCCTAATAATCCCCCTACATGTCCGTAGTTATCAATCATCGGGATGACGGCGCCAATCCCTAAGTTAATCAATAAGATAATGAGGACATCCATCCCTAACGTTCTAAAGAACAAATCACGATATTTCAGCCCAAAATACAAAAGGGCGCCGAAACATCCAAAGATGGCACCGGATGCACCCGCTGCTAAATTATCAACAAAAGCAAAGCTGGCCAGCGTGCCTGCAAAACCAGCGAACAAGTATATCCATAAGAACCGTAGAGAGCCATATATGCGCTCAACCAGCGAACCTAGAAAGTATAAAGCTATACTGTTCATAATGATATGGAGTATGCCAATATGGAGAAACATAGCGGATAGTAAACGCCAGTATTGGCCATCGACAATACTGGGATTCCACTTTGCCCCATAAGTAATCAGTGTCTCCGGGTCTGTACTTGAACCGACATACTCCAGAAAAAAATAAACTAAGGCATTCAAAACGAGAAAAGCGTAAGTTAAAATGGGGCGTCCGAATTTGAAAATACTTGCAAACTGCTTTTCTTTTTTACGCTCTTCTTGTCTAAGCTCATGCTTCATCTCCTCAACCGTGAGGTGTAAAAAGTGTTTTCGCATGTGAGCCGCAACCTGACTTGTATCGATATCCCAACGACTCCAATCAAGTTGTGCTAGCTGGATCTCTTTCTCCTCGGTCTCTTTCTCCTGTACTTGCTCCGATTGATCAGCGTAGGGGACGTATAAGTCATTTAAGAATATAGGATATGATGTCATGGTGATCCGATCATCTTCCTCAAGTATTTGCATCTCATCTAATCGTTCTTGAATGGAAGAGACTGGTTCGAACGGGAAAACGTATAAATTAATCACTTCTAGCTTGCGTGCACGCAACCGCTTTCTAAAGGCTGGGAGCTGGTCAGCAAGTTGTCGAATGTCCCTTGTTAAGGTTGAGCCCCAAACAAAGCTCGCCCCTTGTATACGTATAATCTGAAAATCCCTAGCTTGATTGCGTAAAAGCACGAGTTGGGGTAATGGTTCCCCACCTTCATCACGAAAAACAACGTTATGCTTCGTATCAGGCAACTCAGTCGTATGAAATTGATAATACTTCGATAACGTTAGTGTTAACGCCCAAATCCATCTGTTTCTCATTGACATGATACGCTAATTCCTTTCTCATCACTCATTGTTGTAAAAAAAATTGGTGAATCTCCTCAAGCGTACGGCACTCGTATAATGGCTGGTGTGAGGTTGTTCTAGGCCGCTGCTGTGTGTTCAAGTAGATCGCTTCCCACCCAGCATCTATAGCACCCACAATGTCTAACTCCCACGCATCTCCAAT
This window harbors:
- a CDS encoding rhomboid family intramembrane serine protease, which translates into the protein MRNRWIWALTLTLSKYYQFHTTELPDTKHNVVFRDEGGEPLPQLVLLRNQARDFQIIRIQGASFVWGSTLTRDIRQLADQLPAFRKRLRARKLEVINLYVFPFEPVSSIQERLDEMQILEEDDRITMTSYPIFLNDLYVPYADQSEQVQEKETEEKEIQLAQLDWSRWDIDTSQVAAHMRKHFLHLTVEEMKHELRQEERKKEKQFASIFKFGRPILTYAFLVLNALVYFFLEYVGSSTDPETLITYGAKWNPSIVDGQYWRLLSAMFLHIGILHIIMNSIALYFLGSLVERIYGSLRFLWIYLFAGFAGTLASFAFVDNLAAGASGAIFGCFGALLYFGLKYRDLFFRTLGMDVLIILLINLGIGAVIPMIDNYGHVGGLLGGFSAAVMLSLPHKRAVLERVGATVVTVVLVVGLILFGFKQAGTSPYYFLHHAGLALERNDQAEARWFVAQARELAYDEPEFDIQLGMVYNQLQDYDEAVTLLEQAEQKGAQYEALFIEHGVALMGLERYDEARDQLTQVIRRSPHLEEPYLRLAFLLMQMSQWEEAAEVLDRAEERDIESERMAMLRDMIDRRTIGEYPEP